One genomic window of Pirellulales bacterium includes the following:
- the eno gene encoding phosphopyruvate hydratase, translating into MSQIKLLTAREILDSRGRPTIEATCQLVGGVTASASVPSGASTGAAEARELRDGDAKRYGGMGCRRAVDRICNDIQRALGDREFSSQRELDQTLIALDGTPHKSRLGANAILAVSIAFARAQAIERGIPLYRHFAQMLGQPMNHLPRLTINLFSGGKHAGGQVSIQDVLIVPTSATTIDESLVVASVVYQAAVTLIHRKYNMRWLTADEGGLAPPAANVESLLDDAVEAIRSAGLTPGEDVCLALDVASSHFYDRGRYRLDGQSLDSEQMIDRVAGWMEHYPIVSVEDALAEDDWDHWPLLTRKLAARALVLGDDLLCTHPERIRRAIDANACNALLLKVNQIGTLSEALDALRLARSAQWNVTVSVRSGDTEDHWFADLAVGWSGDQSKAGSITQSERLAKYNRLLAIEAELNLPIIDWPRS; encoded by the coding sequence ATGAGCCAGATAAAACTGCTAACCGCGCGGGAAATTCTCGACAGCCGCGGTCGACCGACGATTGAGGCGACGTGCCAGCTAGTCGGTGGCGTGACAGCGAGCGCATCGGTCCCCAGCGGCGCATCGACCGGCGCGGCCGAAGCTCGCGAGCTGCGAGACGGCGACGCCAAACGATACGGCGGCATGGGTTGTCGCCGCGCGGTTGATCGTATTTGCAATGACATTCAACGAGCGTTGGGCGATCGTGAGTTCTCCTCACAGCGCGAGCTTGACCAGACATTGATTGCGCTCGATGGCACTCCGCACAAGTCGCGGCTTGGCGCCAACGCGATTCTGGCCGTCTCGATTGCCTTCGCGCGTGCCCAGGCCATCGAGAGGGGGATTCCGCTCTACCGGCATTTCGCCCAAATGCTCGGTCAGCCGATGAACCATTTGCCCCGGCTGACCATCAATCTGTTCAGCGGCGGCAAACATGCCGGCGGGCAGGTATCGATTCAGGACGTGCTGATCGTGCCGACCTCCGCAACCACCATCGATGAAAGCCTGGTGGTCGCCAGCGTCGTTTATCAAGCCGCCGTAACGCTCATTCACCGCAAATACAACATGCGCTGGCTGACGGCCGACGAAGGAGGGCTTGCGCCGCCGGCCGCCAACGTCGAAAGCTTGCTCGACGATGCCGTCGAAGCAATTCGATCGGCCGGACTCACGCCCGGCGAAGATGTGTGCCTGGCCCTCGACGTGGCATCGAGCCATTTTTACGACAGAGGAAGATATCGTCTCGATGGACAATCGCTGGACAGCGAACAAATGATCGACCGCGTCGCTGGTTGGATGGAGCACTACCCCATCGTCAGCGTCGAAGATGCGCTCGCTGAAGACGATTGGGACCACTGGCCGCTGCTGACCAGAAAACTTGCTGCTCGCGCGCTTGTGCTCGGCGACGATCTGCTATGTACCCATCCCGAGCGGATCCGCCGCGCCATCGATGCGAACGCTTGCAACGCGCTGCTGCTGAAAGTGAACCAAATCGGCACGCTTTCCGAAGCGCTCGATGCACTTCGGCTCGCACGCTCGGCCCAATGGAACGTCACCGTCTCCGTGCGATCGGGAGATACCGAAGACCACTGGTTCGCCGATCTGGCTGTCGGCTGGTCGGGAGATCAATCGAAAGCCGGCTCGATCACGCAGTCGGAACGATTGGCAAAGTACAATCGCTTGCTGGCGATCGAAGCAGAGCTAAACCTGCCGATCATTGATTGGCCGCGAAGTTGA